From a single Crateriforma spongiae genomic region:
- the hcp gene encoding hydroxylamine reductase, whose product MMCDQCEQTSKGRGCMIAEHPGVCGKDEDVQSLQEILLYGLKGMASYAHHARRLGKTDESVSEFIEEALFSTVTNVNFDVDSLLELVLKCGSMNLRVMELLDSGHVEMFGHPRPAEVKHGTAEGPGILVTGHDMLDLLNVLKQVEGTNINVYTHGEMLPAHMYPILGDHPNLAGHFGGPWQKQKTEFAAFPGPVLATTNCLLLPRESYKDRLFHTRVTAVPEGVRIDGDDYGPVIESALRCAPCDDNWVSTSTIGFHREVLLDRAAEIVAACKEGKISHFFLIGGCDGAEPGRNYYSDFAQATPHDSFILTLGCGKYRINGFDYGTHLGLPRLMDMGQCNDAFGAIAVASALADAFECSVNDLPLTIVLSWFEQKAVAVLLTLLSLGVTNIRIGPAAPAFISPNIMKRLQDTYNLQLIGPDGAADCAASLA is encoded by the coding sequence CTGATGTGCGACCAATGCGAACAAACCTCCAAGGGGCGTGGATGCATGATTGCCGAACACCCGGGCGTGTGCGGGAAAGACGAGGATGTTCAGTCACTGCAGGAGATCTTGCTGTATGGTCTCAAAGGCATGGCGTCCTACGCACACCATGCGCGCCGCCTGGGCAAGACGGATGAATCGGTTAGCGAGTTTATCGAAGAAGCACTGTTTTCAACAGTGACAAACGTCAACTTCGACGTCGACAGCCTTCTGGAACTCGTCCTGAAATGCGGCAGCATGAACCTTCGCGTCATGGAATTGCTCGACAGCGGACACGTCGAAATGTTTGGCCACCCGCGTCCCGCGGAGGTGAAGCATGGCACCGCCGAAGGGCCGGGAATCTTGGTGACCGGGCACGACATGTTGGACTTGCTGAATGTGTTGAAGCAGGTCGAAGGCACCAACATCAACGTCTACACGCACGGCGAAATGCTGCCGGCACATATGTATCCGATCCTTGGCGATCACCCAAATTTGGCGGGGCATTTTGGTGGCCCCTGGCAAAAACAGAAAACCGAGTTCGCCGCATTTCCAGGACCGGTACTGGCCACAACGAACTGCCTGCTGCTGCCACGCGAGAGCTACAAAGACCGCCTGTTCCACACACGCGTCACCGCGGTCCCGGAGGGCGTTCGTATTGACGGTGACGACTATGGTCCGGTCATCGAATCGGCATTGCGATGTGCCCCCTGCGATGACAACTGGGTCAGCACCAGCACCATCGGATTTCATCGTGAAGTCCTGTTGGACCGCGCCGCGGAGATCGTCGCCGCATGCAAAGAAGGCAAGATCAGCCACTTCTTCCTTATTGGCGGCTGCGACGGCGCAGAGCCGGGAAGAAACTACTACAGCGATTTTGCACAAGCCACGCCGCACGATAGCTTTATCCTGACGCTCGGATGCGGAAAGTATCGAATCAATGGCTTTGATTACGGCACCCACCTGGGCCTTCCCCGCCTGATGGACATGGGCCAATGCAATGACGCATTCGGCGCGATCGCGGTGGCATCGGCTTTGGCCGACGCATTCGAATGTTCCGTCAACGATCTTCCGCTGACGATTGTCCTCAGTTGGTTCGAACAGAAGGCCGTCGCCGTCTTACTGACCCTGCTGTCGCTGGGGGTCACCAACATCCGCATCGGTCCTGCGGCGCCGGCATTCATTTCGCCCAACATCATGAAGCGATTGCAGGACACCTACAACCTGCAACTGATCGGGCCCGACGGTGCAGCTGACTGTGCCGCATCACTGGCTTGA
- a CDS encoding Crp/Fnr family transcriptional regulator: protein MKEVSDPRSVRDVLAACGLFQGLDDQQMLLLCDMGRRCRYRAGETVFQQQTPCPGIFVVDHGLVRVFRSGPNGQQHVLHLCGPNQTFAEVAAIGGFPLPASATAAESTECVLIPTDRLQTELSSNHALCHQLLTGMAFWVRHFVQLVEDIALRDAMSRVTRLLCDLPCDANGRIALPGSKKDIANHLNLTSETFSRVLRRLMEKQVIESEGSRTIRVLDADALGDISDHRE from the coding sequence ATGAAAGAAGTTTCTGATCCGCGGTCAGTTCGTGATGTGTTGGCCGCTTGCGGATTGTTTCAGGGGCTGGATGATCAGCAGATGTTGTTGCTGTGCGACATGGGGCGTCGGTGCCGATACCGGGCCGGTGAAACGGTGTTTCAACAACAAACGCCCTGCCCCGGCATCTTCGTTGTCGATCACGGGTTGGTGCGTGTTTTTCGCAGCGGACCTAATGGGCAACAACACGTGTTGCACCTTTGTGGCCCCAATCAAACGTTCGCCGAAGTTGCTGCTATCGGTGGTTTTCCATTGCCGGCATCAGCCACGGCCGCCGAATCGACCGAATGTGTGTTGATTCCCACGGATCGGCTGCAAACGGAGTTGTCATCCAATCATGCATTGTGTCACCAGTTGCTGACGGGGATGGCGTTCTGGGTGCGCCATTTTGTTCAGCTGGTGGAGGACATCGCTCTGCGTGACGCGATGTCGCGCGTGACCCGGTTGTTGTGTGACCTGCCTTGCGACGCGAACGGCAGGATCGCCCTGCCCGGGTCCAAGAAAGACATCGCCAATCACCTGAACTTGACCAGCGAAACGTTCTCGCGTGTGCTGCGTCGTTTAATGGAAAAACAGGTGATTGAATCGGAGGGAAGCCGGACGATTCGCGTGTTGGATGCGGATGCCTTGGGTGACATCAGCGATCATCGAGAGTGA